In one window of Fulvia fulva chromosome 5, complete sequence DNA:
- a CDS encoding Hydrolase tropI, whose amino-acid sequence MSSNPPAKCCTIGVTHQGTPRGETKNIGNTSTYFAYPESKDTSTAILILTDVIGHKFDNAQLIADQFAANGYYVVMPDLFEGDPIPLNRPDDFDIMKWLQTSGPSKGHTTSQVDPIVEAVIKDMKQNQGVKKIGAVGYCFGAKYVARYMTGSKGVDVGYMAHPSFVDADEIKALTGPLSIAAAETDQIFPAEKRRETEDLLKDHKNKIPYQISLYSHVEHGFAVRADIEKRPVKYAKEAAFIQAVAWFDEFLKVCQDMLETTVVRKQDMGSVDSPFSIDGQPPVELDAYASILDQEEILLERRTRLAALAREHNDP is encoded by the exons ATGTCTTCTAACCCACCAGCAAAGTGCTGCACCATTGGTGTCACCCACCAAGGCACTCCAAGGGGCGAGACCAAGAACATTGGCAACA CCAGCACATACTTCGCCTACCCAGAGTCCAAGGACACCTCCACCGCGATCCTGATCCTCACCGACGTAATCGGCCACAAGTTCGACAATGCCCAACTCATCGCCGACCAATTCGCCGCCAATGGCTACTACGTCGTCATGCCCGATCTCTTCGAGGGCGACCCAATTCCACTCAACCGTCCCGACGACTTCGACATCATGAAGTGGCTACAGACATCCGGCCCCTCCAAGGGTCACACAACCAGTCAGGTCGACCCAATCGTCGAGGCAGTAATCAAGGACATGAAGCAGAACCAGGGCGTGAAGAAGATCGGCGCTGTCGGATACTGCTTCGGCGCCAAGTACGTTGCTCGATACATGACCGGCAGCAAGGGCGTCGATGTCGGATACATGGCACACCCAAGCTTCGTGGACGCGGATGAGATCAAAGCTTTGACTGGACCGCTGTCGATTGCGGCTGCTGAGACGGATCAGATATTCCCGGCGGAGAAGCGTCGCGAGACTGAGGATCTGCTCAAGGACCACAAGAACAAGATTCCATACCAGATCTCGCTGTACAGCCATGTCGAGCATGGGTTTGCCGTCCGTGCGGATATAGAGAAGCGGCCTGTGAAGTACGCCAAGGAGGCTGCTTTCATTCAGGCTGTGGCTTGGTTTGATGAATTCCTGAAGGTATGTCAAGATATGTTGGAGACTACAGTTGTGA GGAAACAGGACATGGGCAGCGTAGACAGCCCCTTCTCAATCGATGGACAACCACCAGTAGAGCTTGATGCGTATGCGTCTATCTTGGACCAAGAGGAGATCTTGCTAGAGAGACGAACTCGTCTGGCTGCGCTAGCACGGGAGCACAATGATCCATAG
- a CDS encoding putative T-complex protein 1 subunit theta: MSLSIPGAPNAGLFKQGYQNYDSEDGAVIRNIDACRTIASTVQTSLGPYGRNKIVINHLQKMILTNDAATILRELDVVHPAAKLLVMASQQQEAEMGDATNMVIVLAGELLKKAEELVRMGLKTSEINQGYEKAGKFALEALEDLEIDRLQDIRSQSDLAKAIRTVVGAKQAGSEDFLAEMVAEAVLAVLPKNPYNFNVDNIRVVKIMGGSLEQSKVVKGMVFGRSPDGTVTKASKAKVGVFSCPIDISQTETKGTVLLKNAKELASFSKGEEQQMETTIKELHDSGIRVVVAGATVGELAMHYLNRFGILVIKVLSKFELRRLCRVVGATPLARLGAPMPDEMGNVDVVEALEIGGDRVTVFRQENEQTRTATLVLRGATQNHLDDVERAVDDGVNVFKAITRDPRLVAGAGAAEMQLIERITALADRTSGLAQYAIRKYAEAFEVIPRTLAESAGLDATEVLAKLYTAHHTTQTQKTNGTTEDSSEDEEDVPTIGVDLDTSSGQGDGTLDAADEGILDLMIPKSWAIKLATEAARTVLSVDQIIVARQAGGPKPPGPNPNWDED; the protein is encoded by the exons ATGTCGCTCTCGATCCCGGGCGCACCGAATGCAGGCCTGTTCAAGCAAGGATACCAGAA CTACGACTCCGAAGATGGCGCCGTCATTCGCAACATCGACGCTTGCCGGACGATCGCCTCGACGGTACAGACTTCGCTTGGACCATATGGCCGAAACAAGATTGTCATCAACCACCTTCAGAAGATGATCCTCACAAACGATGCAGCCACCATTCTCAGAGAACTCGATGTCGTTCACCCCGCAGCAAAGCTCCTGGTCATGGCATCACAACAGCAAGAGGCAGAGATGGGTGACGCCACAAACATGGTCATTGTGTTGGCTGGTGAGCTGTTGAAAAAGGCAGAAGAGCTGGTGAGGATGGGTCTGAAGACGAGCGAAATCAATCAGGGCTACGAGAAGGCTGGCAAGTTTGCCCTTGAAGCACTGGAAGACTTGGAGATCGACAGACTACAGGACATTCGAAGCCAGAGCGATCTGGCCAAGGCAATCCGAACAGTCGTTGGCGCAAAGCAGGCAGGATCCGAGGACTTCCTTGCAGAGATGGTCGCAGAAGCCGTGCTCGCTGTCTTACCGAAGAACCCATACAATTTCAACGTCGACAACATTCGGGTGGTCAAGATCATGGGTGGATCATTAGAGCAGTCGAAGGTGGTCAAGGGCATGGTCTTTGGCCGTTCACCAGATGGCACAGTAACCAAAGCATCGAAAGCAAAGGTCGGTGTCTTCAGCTGCCCGATCGATATCTCACAGACCGAGACCAAGGGTACAGTACTCCTCAAGAATGCCAAGGAGCTCGCAAGCTTCTCCAAGGGCGAGGAGCAGCAGATGGAGACCACAATCAAGGAGCTGCACGACTCGGGCATTCGTGTCGTTGTGGCAGGTGCGACAGTCGGCGAGCTCGCCATGCACTACCTCAACCGCTTCGGGATCCTCGTCATCAAGGTCTTGTCGAAGTTTGAGCTCAGGCGGCTATGCAGAGTCGTTGGTGCAACACCTCTCGCTCGTCTTGGCGCACCTATGCCTGACGAGATGGGGAATGTTGATGTTGTGGAGGCGCTCGAGATTGGTGGTGACCGCGTGACAGTATTCAGACAGGAGAACGAGCAGACCCGAACCGCGACACTTGTACTACGAGGAGCAACGCAGAACCACCTGGACGATGTCGAGCGAGCAGTGGACGATGGTGTCAACGTTTTCAAGGCCATCACTCGAGACCCTCGATTAGTAGCAGGAGCAGGTGCCGCCGAGATGCAACTCATCGAGCGCATCACAGCACTTGCTGACAGGACTTCCGGCCTTGCACAGTACGCGATACGGAAATATGCCGAAGCTTTCGAAGTCATCCCAAGAACACTTGCCGAGAGTGCGGGTCTGGACGCAACCGAAGTTCTTGCAAAGCTCTACACCGCACATCACACAACACAAACACAGAAGACGAACGGCACCACAGAGGACTCGAGCGAAGACGAGGAGGATGTGCCTACCATCGGTGTAGACCTCGATACCAGCAGTGGCCAAGGTGATGGCACTCTCGATGCAGCGGATGAGGGCATCTTGGACCTCATGATCCCCAAGTCATGGGCTATCAAGCTAGCTACTGAAGCCGCCAGAACTGTGTTAAGCGTCGATCAGATCATTGTCGCTCGACAAGCTGGTGGACCCAAGCCGCCTGGACCAAACCCCAACTGGGATGAGGACTGA
- a CDS encoding Cytochrome P450 monooxygenase ABA1, whose amino-acid sequence MISPSALTIALLIPFLSAAIYKVLYNWYWHPLAKFQGPWYATATSLTDALISVSRKESQWLMMLTKQYDTTIPIRIAPTMLMFPQPAALKQIYWNGEMNTKAEVTGTGVLGPEHLATTLDPERHRQLRKALGGPHWSIGALKKNWEGRIDEHILLLVEKLQEKEGEEVLISDKLAGFAADIMTILSFSKPWGFVQNDRDERGFLEAWRAGLDWFGFVGRWKWFRDNVLKNPCLGPYCLPSMTDKSGNGYLSFQADRMVREREELMAAEGDNFHMEQLDFLQYSLNATTPAPLTPPQRRAHATLLIQAGADTTGTALGSTLGFILPRPPVLAKCLAELTTASQSNFLSTPISYHESTNHLPYMQACIKESLRLQPPASNLFARVVPPGGREICGIWIPGGVEVTSVAYVVQRDPVLYGPDPEVFRPERWLECGEERRAEMEGAQFVFSIGARVCLGRDVALMELGKVIPELIRQFEMEVVRAGEYVVAGGVAYNRDSWVRVEKRRH is encoded by the exons ATGATATCGCCCAGCGCATTGACGATTGCGCTCCTCATCCCCTTCCTCTCCGCCGCTATCTACAAAGTCCTCTACAACTGGTATTGGCACCCTCTCGCAAAATTCCAGGGACCATGGTACGCGACAGCGACATCTCTAACAGACGCCCTCATCTCCGTAAGCAGAAAGGAGTCACAATGGCTCATGATGTTGACGAAACAATATGACACAACCATACCCATCCGTATCGCGCCGACGATGCTCATGTTCCCTCAACCTGCGGCACTGAAGCAGATTTACTGGAATGGTGAGATGAATACTAAAGCGGAAGTCACTGGGACGGGAGTACTAGGCCCCGAGCATCTTGCTACCACTTTGGATCCGGAGCGGCATCGACAGTTGAGGAAAGCGCTGGGTGGACCGCATTGGAGTATTGGGGCGTTGAAGAAGAATTGGGAGGGGAGGATTGATGAGCATATCCTGTTGCTTGTGGAGAAGTTGCAGGAGAAGGAGGGCGAAGAGGTTTTGATTTCTGATAAGCTGGC TGGCTTCGCCGCCGACATCATGACGATCCTCTCCTTCTCCAAACCATGGGGCTTCGTGCAGAACGACCGAGACGAGAGGGGCTTCCTCGAAGCATGGCGAGCAGGTCTAGACTGGTTCGGCTTCGTCGGGCGCTGGAAATGGTTTCGTGATAATGTCCTCAAGAACCCGTGCCTGGGACCCTACTGCCTTCCCTCCATGACCGATAAAAGCGGCAACGGATACCTCTCCTTCCAAGCAGACCGTATGGTCCGCGAGAGGGAAGAGCTGATGGCGGCTGAAGGCGACAACTTCCACATGGAGCAGCTGGACTTCTTGCAGTA CTCCCTCAACGCCACAACCCCAGCACCTCTAACACCACCCCAACGCCGTGCCCACGCCACGCTCCTAATCCAAGCCGGCGCCGACACAACCGGCACAGCCCTCGGCAGTACCCTCGGCTTCATCCTCCCCCGGCCTCCCGTCCTGGCCAAATGCCTCGCCGAACTCACCACCGCCTCCCAATCAAACTTCCTCAGCACACCCATCTCCTACCACGAAAGCACCAACCACCTCCCCTACATGCAGGCCTGCATCAAAGAGTCCCTCCGCCTACAGCCCCCCGCGTCGAACCTGTTCGCAAGGGTCGTGCCGCCTGGTGGGAGAGAGATTTGTGGGATTTGGATTCCTGGGGGCGTGGAGGTGACGAGTGTAGCGTATGTTGTGCAGCGGGATCCAGTGCTGTACGGTCCTGATCCGGAAGTGTTCAGGCCGGAGCGGTGGCTCGAGTGCGGCGAGGAGAGGAGGGCGGAGATGGAGGGTGCACAATTCGTGTTCTCGATAGGGGCTAGGGTATGTTTAGGACGGGATGTTGCGTTGATGGAGCTGGGAAAGGTGATTCCTGAG TTGATCAGGCAGTTTGAGATGGAGGTTGTGAGGGCTGGGGAGTATGTTGTGGCTGGTGGGGTGGCTTATAATAGGGATTCCTGGGTGAGGGTTGAGAAGAGAAGGCACTGA